One Danio aesculapii chromosome 11, fDanAes4.1, whole genome shotgun sequence genomic region harbors:
- the gnl3l gene encoding guanine nucleotide-binding protein-like 3-like protein, which translates to MSKAKQKRAKRLGFCGKKPKDGTQSQGGKKDPGVPNVRSFKEHSQRQAELRKQRLEEQQERQRLSREKEMMKRRSLDSYQKDIQLRQREFEQREIQMQNLEKHVNFESENSRKAYCREFKKVIEAADVILEVLDARDPLGCRCPQVEQAVVQSGTNKKIVLVLNKIDLVSKDIVEKWIKYLRNEFPTVAFKSSTQQQNRNLKRSHVPVTQATQELLESSACVGADCLMKLLGNYCRNQDIKTAITVGVVGFPNVGKSSLINSLKRARACNVGATPGVTKCLQEVHLDKHIKLLDCPGIVMATLTSDAAMILRNCVKIEQLVDPLPAVEAILRRCNKMQIIDHYGIPDFQTAHEFLALLARRQGKLRKGGLPDSDKAAKSVLMDWTGGRISYFTHPPETHTLPTHVSAEIVAEMGKAFDWDELEKGNLEALAECGSSDVQMGFCMATSGLTQGGHGEDLAELHMDEPLYDPELQDKVESMDADEDPEFGPMTVELKVPKTKSGAVEAVGPKPVDLKDILDIDPLLQGQALQAANKKRKKQQKRADKLGTKLSDSLTAALNFSFSDS; encoded by the exons CCTAAAGATGGGACTCAGTCTCAAGGAGGAAAGAAGGATCCTGGAGTACCTAATGTGCGCAGCTTCAAAGAACACAGTCAGAGACAAGCTGAACTCCGAAAACAGAgg TTGGAGGAGCAACAGGAGAGGCAGAGGCTGTCAAGAGAGAAAGAGATGATGAAAAGAAGAAGTCTGGACAGTTACCAGAAAGACATACAGTTACGACAGAGAGAGTTCGAACAGAGG GAAATCCAGATGCAAAATCTGGAGAAGCATGTCAACTTCGAATCTGAGAACTCAAGAAAAGCGTACTGTAGAGAGTTTAAAAAG GTAATCGAGGCGGCAGATGTTATTCTAGAGGTTCTGGATGCCAGAGACCCTTTAGGCTGTCGCTGTCCACAGGTTGAACAGGCTGTTGTCCAAAGTGGAACCAACAAAAAAATTgtacttgttttaaataaaattg ATTTAGTGTCCAAGGATATTGTGGAAAAATGGATCAAGTATCTTCGCAATGAGTTTCCTACCGTGGCTTTCAAATCTTCCACTCAGCAGCAGAACAGAAATTTG AAACGCAGTCATGTGCCTGTGACTCAGGCTACTCAAGAGCTTCTGGAAAGCAGTGCATGTGTTGGAGCAGATTGCTTAATGAAATTATTAGGAAACTACTGCCGGAACCAAGATATAAAAACTGCCATTACTGTAGGAGTGGTTG GTTTTCCAAATGTGGGGAAAAGCAGTTTAATTAACAGCTTAAAGCGTGCTCGGGCATGTAATGTTGGAGCTACGCCAGGAGTTACAAA GTGTTTACAGGAGGTCCATCTTGACAAGCACATCAAACTTTTAGATTGTCCTGGCATCGTCATGGCCACTTTAACCAGTGATGCTGCCATGATCCTACGCAACTGTGTGAAGATCGAACAGCTAGTAGACCCATTGCCAGCTGTTGAAGCCATATTAAGGCGCTGCAATAAAATGCAG ATTATAGATCATTATGGAATTCCAGACTTCCAGACGGCACACGAGTTCCTGGCCTTACTTGCCCGACGTCAAGGCAAGCTGAGGAAAGGAGGACTTCCTGACTCTGACAAAGCTGCCAAGAGCGTTCTCATGGATTGGACAGG GGGTCGCATCAGTTACTTCACACATCCTCCTGAAACGCACACATTGCCCACTCATGTGAGCGCTGAGATTGTAGCTGAGATGGGCAAAGCGTTTGACTGGGATGAACTGGAGAAGGGCAATCTAGAGGCTTTGGCTG AGTGTGGCTCGTCTGATGTACAGATGGGATTCTGCATGGCTACCTCTGGGTTGACACAAGGAGGTCATGGGGAAGATCTGGCAGAATTGCATATGGATGAACCATTATACGACCCTGAACTTCAAGACAAAGTTGAATCAATGGATGCAGATGAGGATCCAGAG TTTGGACCGATGACCGTTGAGCTCAAAGTTCCCAAGACAAAGAGCGGTGCTGTTGAAGCTGTCGGGCCAAAGCCAGTGGATCTGAAGGACATTCTGGATATTGATCCACTCCTGCAAGGTCAGGCTCTTCAGGCGGCCAACAAAAAGAGGAAGAAGCAGCAAAAGAGAGCTG ataaacTCGGCACCAAACTTTCAGATTCTCTCACGGCAGCTTTGAATTTCTCCTTCTCTGACAGCTGA